ACCGAAATAGGCTTCTTTCGTTCTCGCATCAATAATGGTAATCCCCTGTTTTTTCGCTTCATCGATTTGCAGAGGCTCCAGTCTGACTTCTTCCCCTACAAATTCCGCCCCTTTGACATTATATCTTTCCATTTTCTCAAAATACCGGGGTTTAATTCGCATTCTACCAAAATCTTTAATAAAGCTATCTTTCGATATTACCTGCAACTCGGGATTATAGGCTTTTTCATAGCCCAGGGTTGAATAAGGCCGTTCCTCCATACTGTCTCCACAGGAAGAGCCTGCCCCATGGGCGGGGAAAACCAACACTTCGTCCCCTAAAGACAGGAGCTTTTCAAATACGCTGTCGTATAAAAGCCCGGTCATTTTTTCCAAGTTCTCCTCCCCGTAAAAATCCGTACGTCCCAAATCTCCCATAAACAGACAATCACCGGTAAAGACCATATAAGCATTTTCCCGATTTTCTTCATAAACCCCATAGCTCATATGTCCCAGTGTATGCCCCGGCGTATGGATCCCTTGGATGGTTAAGGATCCTACCTTTAATTTATCCCCGTCAAAGATTTTTTCACCATAAACATGTCCTAAATCCTCATGTCCGGAAATATAAATTGTCGCTCCGGTTCTTTCCGCTAATTCCATGGATCCAATAATATAATCTTCGTTTCGATGGGTTTCTAAAATATATTTGATCTTTAACCCTTCTTTGCGGGCTTCTTCTAGATACACACCGATATCCCGCTTCGGATCGATAACCGCCACTTCATTTCCCTCTCCCACCATATAAGAATAGTGAGCTAAACCCGCACTTTCAATTTGCCTAAAAAACATAGTTTCTTCCTCCTTTGTTGGCGAAATATATACTCAACAGTATTCCGCCGTTTTTTTTCTTGTATTCTCACATTTGTATTCCTAAATACCCGATTATCCCCGGTTTAATCAAGGGAAGACCTTCCTATTCTACCGTTGAAGTTATTAAAACTAAATTCCCCGGGGTTTTCCCCCGAAAAAAAAGTCCGCCGAAAAATACTTCGGCAAACTTTTTGGAGCGCTTTACACCATTACTATTTACTCTTCCCCGCCTAGGAGTATATATACGTCTCCGTTATAACTTTTTTGACCATTTTCTTCTTGTATGTCCAGATAATTAACAACGACCCCCATGCTCAGGTCCCCGGTTTCTGTATAAAAGGCGGCCTCCTCTTGAGATAGCTGCTGATGGCCGTTCTCCCTATCCAAAAGCCGATCCGTAATCTCTTCCATAGGGATAACCAGCTCAAGATTGCTTTCCATGGCCTTTACGAAAAAGCCTTCAAGGGCTCCCCCTTCCCAGCCGACCCTATAGGTTTCCCCGTTCAAAATAATTTCCTTCGGTTCCCGGTCCTCCCCGGTACTTGTGAACTGCACCTGAATCATATAGTTGTAGGCCCCTATGTCCAATACTTCTTCCTGAGCTCTCTGAAAGCTTCTGTATCGGGGAATCGCTCTTTCGTTTTCCCATTCCTGGGGAGTAATTCCAAACACTTCTTCAAAGTCCCGGTAGTAATTAAAATCCTCGGGAATCCAGTCTAATTCCTCAGTATAATTCATTTGATCAATATAAGATGTGGTACTTCGAATTAATCTACGGTCCTCTTCCGATAGCTCTTCGGCTCTTCGGATTTCTCCCTCTACCAGCATTTCATTCTCCCCAAGTACGGCTTCCAACTGGCTGATTTGAATTCTCCGACTGACGCTGAAGGCATCTACCGGCGGCATAATGGATAGGATGGAAAACACCATCAACAGAATCGCCACGGCGCCGTTCTTCTTTCCTTTATACAGGCTGAATAGAATCCCGGAAACAATGGCAAATACCCCATACAATATCACAAAATATCTTCCGTGGGTTAAGCCTTCTTCCTGTATTTTCAGGAATGAAGCCATGGTTTGAAAAAACACAATGGGAAGGAGTACTTTCGGAAAGATTCTTTTAAAATACTCCACCAGTTTGTTTTCCAAGGTTCCCGCTAAAACGTAGACAAATATCACAACAATAGAATACGTAACCAGCATCGGCTCTAACAGGTTATCCGTCCAAAAATCTCCCCGTATATTCAGCAGGATATAAAGTACTAATATCACCGTGAATAGGGAAACCAGGGGAATAATAATATAGGCCACCAGAACTTCCAGGAACCGGCTCCATTTTACTTTTCCCTCCGCCTCTTTATCCTCTGCGTGGTATTTCGGGATCAGGGATAAGAAGTACATGGGAGCGAAAATCACAAAAATAATGTTCGCTGCATGGGGATAGGCCCGGTAGCTTAGGTTGAAAAGCAGTTGATCCGCAGCTCCGATGATCAAGCTTACCCCTACCATAATCACTGCGGCAAAAAATACGGAGTTAAAGAAAGATTTAAATACGATCAAAAAACTCTGATCAAACTGAAATTTCGATTTCATCGTTGGAATCCAAATA
The window above is part of the Isachenkonia alkalipeptolytica genome. Proteins encoded here:
- a CDS encoding rhodanese-like domain-containing protein translates to MFFRQIESAGLAHYSYMVGEGNEVAVIDPKRDIGVYLEEARKEGLKIKYILETHRNEDYIIGSMELAERTGATIYISGHEDLGHVYGEKIFDGDKLKVGSLTIQGIHTPGHTLGHMSYGVYEENRENAYMVFTGDCLFMGDLGRTDFYGEENLEKMTGLLYDSVFEKLLSLGDEVLVFPAHGAGSSCGDSMEERPYSTLGYEKAYNPELQVISKDSFIKDFGRMRIKPRYFEKMERYNVKGAEFVGEEVRLEPLQIDEAKKQGITIIDARTKEAYFGGHIPGTLFFSVRNFSTYAGNIIDTDTPVAFLVEGNDTEKLHTLYWYARRIGFENIKGYIADGNSQWERMIKDLEPLPTITAEEYLELNSEEFVMLDIRKPEDISPEDPSEKRVNIPLQNLYKDYEKLPKNQPIYIICGSGDRSATAASFLRSKGYDGRVVSGGLLTLKPLLNK
- a CDS encoding DUF4153 domain-containing protein — encoded protein: MRYPLTIVFFIVAAAINALSIQRLGVDQHERLLATFVIAALTTLVAQGIYERFFTHSIRRWVLAGGAVLLSALYYLTMLGDPDFSLIIFIRTGVLVLALTVGFIWIPTMKSKFQFDQSFLIVFKSFFNSVFFAAVIMVGVSLIIGAADQLLFNLSYRAYPHAANIIFVIFAPMYFLSLIPKYHAEDKEAEGKVKWSRFLEVLVAYIIIPLVSLFTVILVLYILLNIRGDFWTDNLLEPMLVTYSIVVIFVYVLAGTLENKLVEYFKRIFPKVLLPIVFFQTMASFLKIQEEGLTHGRYFVILYGVFAIVSGILFSLYKGKKNGAVAILLMVFSILSIMPPVDAFSVSRRIQISQLEAVLGENEMLVEGEIRRAEELSEEDRRLIRSTTSYIDQMNYTEELDWIPEDFNYYRDFEEVFGITPQEWENERAIPRYRSFQRAQEEVLDIGAYNYMIQVQFTSTGEDREPKEIILNGETYRVGWEGGALEGFFVKAMESNLELVIPMEEITDRLLDRENGHQQLSQEEAAFYTETGDLSMGVVVNYLDIQEENGQKSYNGDVYILLGGEE